One window of the Lepeophtheirus salmonis chromosome 7, UVic_Lsal_1.4, whole genome shotgun sequence genome contains the following:
- the LOC121121733 gene encoding nuclear receptor subfamily 2 group F member 1-B isoform X2 produces the protein MALVASPTTSVWRDPNIMSASANSITSLNPPSASPDSLVGSTTHLIHHHISSDSISPAISSGIVASIEHAKPSELSESSDINCVVCGDKSSGKHYGQFTCEGCKSFFKRSVRRNLTYQCRGSKNCPVDQHHRNQCQHCRLKKCFKMGMRREAVQRGRVPPTPQGVFGLGFSSDPLSGTTYLSSYISMLLRAEPYPTSRYGQMPMPTNGMIGIENICEFAARLLFSAVEWTRSIPGFPELQVTDQVALLRLVWSELFVLNASQCNMPLHVATLLAATELHITPMTADRVVAFMDHIRIFQEQVEKLKGLHVDSAEYVCMKAIVLFTTDAPGLCDMQVIEQLQEKSQCALEEYCRSQYPNQPTRFGKLLLRLPSLRTVSSTVIEQLFFVRLVGKTPIETLIRDMILSGNNFQWPSSPPPSGYQM, from the exons ATGGCCTTAGTGGCATCCCCCACGACTTCCGTTTGGAGAGATCCTAATATAATGTCAGCCTCTGCAAATAGTATTACTTCACTTAATCCACCTTCCGCCTCGCCAGACTCCCTCGTTGGATCTACTACACATCTCATTCACCATCACATCTCTTCAGACTCAATTTCACCCGCAATTTCCTCAGGGATTGTGGCATCCATCGAACATGCAAAACCCTCTGAACTCTCTGAATCTAGTGATATTAACTGTGTTGTCTGTGGAGATAAATCCTCTGGTAAACACTATGGCCAATTTACATGTGAAG GATGCAAATCCTTCTTTAAAAGATCCGTTCGTCGTAATCTCACATATCAATGCCGCGGAAGCAAAAACTGCCCGGTTGATCAACATCATCGAAATCAATGCCAACATTGTCGATTAAAAAAGTGCTTTAAAATGGGCATGCGCAGAGAAG ccGTTCAACGAGGTCGAGTGCCGCCCACACCTCAAGGAGTCTTTGGACTCGGATTCAGTAGTGATCCCCTCTCTGGAACCACATATCTCTCTTCCTACATATCAATGCTCCTTCGAGCAGAACCTTATCCTACATCACGATATGGACAGATGCCAATGCCAACCAATGGCATGATTGGTATTGAAAACATTTGTGAATTCGCGGCACGACTACTTTTTAGTGCAGTAGAATGGACTCGAAGCATACCCGGTTTCCCAGAGCTTCAAGTAACAGATCAAGTCGCACTTCTCCGTCTCGTTTGGTCGGAGCTCTTCGTACTCAATGCATCTCAGTGCAATATGCCTCTTCATGTGGCCACCCTTTTGGCTGCAACAGAGTTGCATATCACTCCCATGACGGCAGATCGAGTTGTGGCATTTATGGATCATATACGGATATTTCAGGAGCAAGTGGAGAAGCTCAAAGGTCTACATGTTGACTCTGCTGAGTATGTCTGTATGAAGGCCATTGTTCTCTTCACCACGG atgcACCAGGACTTTGTGATATGCAAGTGATTGAGCAGCTCCAAGAGAAATCCCAATGTGCTCTTGAGGAGTACTGTCGGAGTCAATACCCCAATCAACCCACTCGCTTCGGAAAGCTCCTTCTTCGCCTTCCCTCTCTTAGGACTGTTTCATCCACAGTGATAGAACAACTATTTTTTGTGCGCCTCGTTGGGAAGACTCCTATTGAGACCCTCATACGAGACATGATCCTCTCGGGCAATAATTTCCAATGGCCTTCATCTCCACCTCCATCTGGTTATCAAATGTAA
- the LOC121121733 gene encoding nuclear receptor subfamily 2 group F member 1-B isoform X1, translating to MALVASPTTSVWRDPNIMSASANSITSLNPPSASPDSLVGSTTHLIHHHISSDSISPAISSGIVASIEHAKPSELSESSDINCVVCGDKSSGKHYGQFTCEGCKSFFKRSVRRNLTYQCRGSKNCPVDQHHRNQCQHCRLKKCFKMGMRREGKAVQRGRVPPTPQGVFGLGFSSDPLSGTTYLSSYISMLLRAEPYPTSRYGQMPMPTNGMIGIENICEFAARLLFSAVEWTRSIPGFPELQVTDQVALLRLVWSELFVLNASQCNMPLHVATLLAATELHITPMTADRVVAFMDHIRIFQEQVEKLKGLHVDSAEYVCMKAIVLFTTDAPGLCDMQVIEQLQEKSQCALEEYCRSQYPNQPTRFGKLLLRLPSLRTVSSTVIEQLFFVRLVGKTPIETLIRDMILSGNNFQWPSSPPPSGYQM from the exons ATGGCCTTAGTGGCATCCCCCACGACTTCCGTTTGGAGAGATCCTAATATAATGTCAGCCTCTGCAAATAGTATTACTTCACTTAATCCACCTTCCGCCTCGCCAGACTCCCTCGTTGGATCTACTACACATCTCATTCACCATCACATCTCTTCAGACTCAATTTCACCCGCAATTTCCTCAGGGATTGTGGCATCCATCGAACATGCAAAACCCTCTGAACTCTCTGAATCTAGTGATATTAACTGTGTTGTCTGTGGAGATAAATCCTCTGGTAAACACTATGGCCAATTTACATGTGAAG GATGCAAATCCTTCTTTAAAAGATCCGTTCGTCGTAATCTCACATATCAATGCCGCGGAAGCAAAAACTGCCCGGTTGATCAACATCATCGAAATCAATGCCAACATTGTCGATTAAAAAAGTGCTTTAAAATGGGCATGCGCAGAGAAGGTAAAG ccGTTCAACGAGGTCGAGTGCCGCCCACACCTCAAGGAGTCTTTGGACTCGGATTCAGTAGTGATCCCCTCTCTGGAACCACATATCTCTCTTCCTACATATCAATGCTCCTTCGAGCAGAACCTTATCCTACATCACGATATGGACAGATGCCAATGCCAACCAATGGCATGATTGGTATTGAAAACATTTGTGAATTCGCGGCACGACTACTTTTTAGTGCAGTAGAATGGACTCGAAGCATACCCGGTTTCCCAGAGCTTCAAGTAACAGATCAAGTCGCACTTCTCCGTCTCGTTTGGTCGGAGCTCTTCGTACTCAATGCATCTCAGTGCAATATGCCTCTTCATGTGGCCACCCTTTTGGCTGCAACAGAGTTGCATATCACTCCCATGACGGCAGATCGAGTTGTGGCATTTATGGATCATATACGGATATTTCAGGAGCAAGTGGAGAAGCTCAAAGGTCTACATGTTGACTCTGCTGAGTATGTCTGTATGAAGGCCATTGTTCTCTTCACCACGG atgcACCAGGACTTTGTGATATGCAAGTGATTGAGCAGCTCCAAGAGAAATCCCAATGTGCTCTTGAGGAGTACTGTCGGAGTCAATACCCCAATCAACCCACTCGCTTCGGAAAGCTCCTTCTTCGCCTTCCCTCTCTTAGGACTGTTTCATCCACAGTGATAGAACAACTATTTTTTGTGCGCCTCGTTGGGAAGACTCCTATTGAGACCCTCATACGAGACATGATCCTCTCGGGCAATAATTTCCAATGGCCTTCATCTCCACCTCCATCTGGTTATCAAATGTAA